The following nucleotide sequence is from uncultured Ilyobacter sp..
AATTTTTTTCATTAAATTCCCCTCCCTACAATAAAAAATCTTCCTCTGTTTCAATTATTATTCAACTAAAAGTTTAAAAGTCCTTTCATGAATAATTAACCTGAGCTGCTACTTTGGTCATTAGTATGACCTCTCCAATAAAACAGTCAAAAAAATCTCCCGAATCAATACTTCTAATGACTAGAAAGGCTATATTAAATTTAGACTAAATTTGGGTAATTCCAACGGCTTTTGTTATTTATAAGCAAAAATCTATTATCCTTCTTTGAGTATCTTTAAAAGATACTGAACTTATTTCTTAGAAAAAGGAAAATTAAAAATAAGTTAATGTTTTGAAAGGTCGCAGCAGTCAATACTACCTTTTCTAAATTCTTTTTCGTTAGATTTTTCAATCTTTCCTAATTAATTTGCTAAAAAATCCCTTTTTTTCCTTTTCTTCTTCTAAATGAGCTTCTACGGTTTCTAATGATAGAACTTTGTAACCTTCTTCTTCGGTAGTGTTTTTCATCAAGTGAAACCTCTACAGATCCTACACCTTCAATAGATTTAAGTTTTTTCTATAGTATTTTTACAGTGTACACACATTATATCTTCTATCATAATTTTTTTCATGATTCCACTTCCTAGTATTTAAAATTTGTTTTTTAATTGTTTATTTTTTAAAAAAATAAAGATAATATTTGAAAATTATAGGACTTATTTGGTAGAAGCTCAGTTTTAAAAATTAATAAAAATATTTTTAAACTTTTTACAGATCTCAAACGACTAAATTTATGAAGTGTTAAATCGAGAATATGTATTCGACAATTCTCAATTTCATAATTTTCTCCCTAATTTAAAAAACAGATCAAGCCGTAAAAAGCTTGGTCTGTTTTTTTTGTTTTTTAATAATCTAAACCCAAAAATAACTTAATAAAATCAAAATAAACTCTTCGCCCCTATAAATATGAGTATGTTAATTGGATAATTGAAAAAAAAAAGTTGTTTTATATCCTAAATAAATCCCCGTTAGAGAAGCAATAGAAGTGAATATGCCTATCATGGCACTACCACTTCAAGTGATAGTTTTGATTTTGACCGCATGCTTATAGGCTGTAACAGCCCAATAAGTTTAACTAAATGAAATATTGAAAACATTAATTAATAAAAATTAATAATAATCTCATTGCAGAAAAACCTTAAGAGGAGTATAATTTTAAGTTGTTAAACTATACTTTACAGGAGATGATTATTGATGAATTTAGGGCACTTTCAACCAAAGCTCTTTAAAATTATGTTTAAAGAAGGATATTCAAAGGAGCAATTCTTAAAGGACATCAATGCCGGTGTAGTAGTGGGAATAATAGCACTTCCGCTGTCCATAGCTCTCGCCATAGCATCAGGTGTAAAACCAGAACAGGGCCTCTATACGGCAATTGTTGCAGGTTTTCTCATATCGTTTTTCAGCGGCAGCAGGGTTCAGATCGGCGGACCTACAGGAGCCTTTGTCGTAGTCCTATCTCAGATTGTAGCCCAGTACGGCTATGAAGGTCTTGCCGTTGCCGGGATGATGGCTGGAGTTATTCTTATTATCATGGGCTTTCTAGGCATGGGAACCATCATAAAATACATACCATACCCTGTCACAGTTGGATTCACCACAGGGATAGCCCTTGTTATTTTTTCTGGACAGATAAAGGATTTCCTAGGAATAAGAGCAGATGGTCTTCCAGGAGAGTTTCATGAAAAAATTTATTTCTACATAAACAACCTTCACAATATAAATTACTCTGCTGCCGCAATAGGTCTTATTGCAATTTTTATAATTATCTTTTTCCCGAGGATAAATAAAAAAATACCCGGTTCCCTGGTGGCTGTCATCATAACCACACTTTTAGTTAAATATATGAATATCCCTGTAGAAACCATCGGAAGTAATTTTGGAGAAGTCCCAAATACACTAAGATTCCCGTCAGTTCCATCTGTGGACCTTGCTACATTCAAAAACCTAATACAGCCGGCCATATCCATAGCAGTCCTTGCAGGGATAGAGTCACTTTTATCTGCCGTAGTTTCTGACGGTATGATCGGAGGAAAACATAATTCAAATATGGAACTAGTGGGTCAGGGGATAGCCAACATAGTTTCCCCAATATTCGGAGGAATCCCAGCAACCGGAGCAATAGCAAGAACTGCTACAAACATTAAAAACGGAGGAAGAACTCCTGTGGCAGGAATAGTTCATGCAATAACCCTCATGCTCATAATGCTTTTTTTCGGTAAATTTTCTGCCATGATTCCTATGGCGACTCTTGCGGCTATTTTGATCGTCGTATCATACAATATGAGTGAACTCGCTTATTTTATAAAACTATTTAAAAGTCCAAAAAGTGATGTATCGGTACTTATCACAACCTTTCTTCTAACGGTATTTATAGATCTGACGGTGGCCATAGAGATAGGTATGGTTCTTTCTGCCTTCTTATTCATGAAGAGAATGGCAGATGTCACAGGAGGGAACTTTGTCACAGACGAGTTCATAGGAGAGGAAAATGACAGCTTATTTGATAGGAGTGAAATCCCTAAGGGTATAGAGGTTTATGAGATACAGGGAGCTTTTTTCTTTGGAGCTGCAGACAAGTTTACAGAAATACTCTCTGATATAAATTATGCTCCAGAGGTTTTAATCTTAAGAATGAGAGAGGTCAGTGTTATAGATGCCACAGGTTTGAGAGCCTTAGAACATCTTGTAAAAAAATGCCAGCATCAGGATACAGTCTTAGTCTTATCAGGAGTAAAAATCAGACTCATAAGCTACTTAAAAAAGTCAGGAATTTCCGACCTTATCGGAGAGGAAAAAATATTTTCAGATTATGACATCTCCTTGGATTTTGCAAAAGATATGCTTAATAACCAGGTAAAGTTAAAACTTTCCTGAAGCATTACATTTTTGAAGTTTTTGTTGTAAAATATAAATAACAATAATCTTGAAAAATTTACGGAAAGGAAAGCATGGAAAAGGGAATATTAAAAGAGCAAAATAAGATATTTAAAACCCTTGCCATTTTGGCAGTTGTAATCATTTTACTTACAAGATTTTTTATTATAAATCCGGCATTGATGGATTTTAGAGATGAACTTGAGAGTCGTGAGATGGCCCGTGTAGAATCTATTTTTTCAAAAGATCTAGACACCTTAAAACATAACCTTAGCACCCACTCTATTTGGCTTGATCTTCATAAGGCAGTGTCAGGTAAAGATATAAAATTTTTGAAAAATTATTTTGACCCAACCTATCTGACAATTTTTAAACTGGACTATATAGGTTTTTTCGATCTTTCAAAAGAAGAAATCTGGTCAGTTAAAAATTCAAGGCATTATTTTGAAACAGGGGAGTTCATAAATAATAAAGCAGACAGCTTAATCGACCTCCAATGGAATGATAAATTTAAAAATTATAGAGATATCGACCTCATCAACTTCAACGGAAAAAGCTATGTCTACGGGGTTCATTTTATCCTAGGCAATGTAAAAAATGAAACCCCTGCAGGGTATCTCTTTTTTCTCAGAGAGATAGACAGCAAGTATATAGACCAATTATCAGAGGGGACTGGATTTAATTTCAGTTTTGTCCCATCAAAAGATATTAAAAACCCTCCGCCACCAAGAAAATTTGGTTTTAGACCTCGTCCTGAACTCGGGAGAACACTGCTTATCCCTTTTTACGGACATGACGGCAATATGAATTTTGCAGTAGATTTAAAATTAAATGATCCAGTGCCAGATAATAAAACTCTTATGCATCTTACGGAGGTTATACTTGTCGTCGTCATAATTTTGATAGTGTTCTTTACAAATCTCAGAATAAGATCCATAACCAGACCGATTATAAAGCTCCATAAGCATATGGAAAATATCAACGACTTCTCCATTCTAGAACCTCTAGATCACAGGGAGAAAAAAAATGAGATAGATACAGTAATTCATTCCTTCAATAAAATGATTCTTATGCTCGAAAAAAGAGATATAGAGTTAAAAAATCAAAATTGTGTCCTTGCAGACATGGTATATATCGACACCCTCACCGGAGTCGGATCAAGAAGACTTCTCCAGGATAAGATACCAGAAGACTTTAGAGATGCCGCAGAAAAAGGTGAACTTATATCCATTGCGATGATAGACGTAGATCATTTCAAGCTGTACAATGACACCTACGGCCATATACAGGGAGATACTGTCCTTATGAAAATAGGAGAGATGCTAAAATCAACATTTTATGATTCAGATTTCATAATGAGGTATGGAGGAGAGGAGTTTATGGTGTTCTCAAGGGGAGAGGCGGCCGAGGAGATAAGCAGGCTTATCAACGACTTTGTAACAAATCTCAGAAATGAAAAAATTGAGCATTCAAAGGGGATAGGTGGCATCGTCACTGCTAGTGTAGGTATATGCAGTGGAATACCGGCTATAAACGATGACCTGGAGGAGTGTATAAAATTTGCAGATCTGAAACTTTATAAAGCCAAGGAATCAGGTCGAAATAGGATAATATCTTATAAAAAATGATAAAAAAACAGGAGAAAGTCTAAAAGCTTTCTCCTGTTTTTTTATTTAAACATCTCCAAAACCTCAGGGGAGTAAGATCCGTCTTCAGTGTGGGTGTATAGAGGCGGAAGAATCGCTATCCCCTCTTTTCCATATTTGATTCCCTCAAGTAGGATTGTTTTTGCTGGTTTTCCAAATTTTGAATGACAGAACTGAAGTCTTTTTGGGGAGATATCATGTTTTCTCATAAGGTCCAATATTTCAAGCATCCTGTCTGGTCTGTGGACCAAGGCAAAATACCCTCTGTCTTTTAGTAATCCCGATGCAGTTGATATGATATCTTCTAGATTGGCAGTTATCTCATGTCTGGCATAGGTAAGCTGATGCAAATCATTTAAAAGTTCCGTGTTTCCATTAAACTTAAAAAACGGTGGGTTGCTTATAACCGCATCCTGACTTCCACTCCTAAAATGGTTTTTCCAGTTCTTCAAATCATCTTGTATGATATCCACTTGGTTTTCTAGGTTATTTAGTTTAATATTTCTTCTGGCTAGGTCAGCAGAGACTTCCTGTATCTCAATCCCTGTTATATAAGCCTTTGATCGACTAGAAAGCAGCATTGGTATGGACCCATTGCCGGTTCCAAGGTCCAGTATTTTCTTCACTCCACGGTTTATTGTAAGAAATTCAGAAACAAGCACCGAATCCAGTGAAAAATTAAAATAGTCCGCTCTTTGGATTATCTTCATTTCAGGCTTATTCAAAAAATCAATTATTACCTCTTTTTCATGTTTTAGCAAAATATCCTCCTAATATAAATGACAGTCAAAAGAAATCTAGTTGCTCTTGTCCTTATACTTTTTATGAAATTCATCATTTATTATATCAAAATTATCAAATTATTAAAAGTCAGTGTAAAAACTAAATTTTTCATGATATTTCCTAACAAAAATATATTTTTACCTTCCAAGAGTTGAAAAACAGAAAAAAATGTAATAATATCATACAAACAATGTCATGTGGAAGGGAGGGGGGGAGATTTGAAAAAAATAAACTTTAGTATAAAAATTATTTTCTTATTCATTATGATTTTTTTTAAAGCCTTCTCCCTTTTAGAGGACTCACTGAGCCCAGAAGATACAGCATATATCCAGCGAAGCTCAAAGGGAAAAAGTTATAATGATGTATATAACGAAGAGCCTATAAAAACTTTTAGTGAAAAAACAGGCATGAAAACTATCGTAGTCAAAGAAAACCTTGATAAGATAAAAAATATAAAGGATATCGATGCAATACTAGATAACACCCAGGAGAACAATGAAGAGCCACCTTACAGACAGTGGATGATAATCTTTGGAGTAGTCTTGCTGATACTAGTGCCTTACCTCATGATTCTAAAAAATGAAATTAATAAAAGAAAAAAAGCAGAAATAAAGCTGCTAGAAACAAAAAGAGAACTAGAAAATGCCTTGAATATAAAAACCGCCTTCTTAGCAAATGTAAGCCACGAGTTAAAAACCCCTTTGACTGCAGTAATGGGATTCACAAAACTCCTAATGAAAAGAGAGGAGAATCCCAAAAAGCAACAACTTCTTGAAAATATTCAGGTGGCTGGAAATACCCTTGTTACTTTTATAGACAATATCCTAGACCTATCTAAACTAGAGGCTGGAAAAGTGGAACTCAAATATATAAGAATCAACTTGAGAAATATGGTAGATAACATTGAAAGAATATGTAATGGTCTAAATAAAGGACGTAACGTCTTTTTTATCATGAACGTAACAGAAAAGGTTCCAAAATATTTTATGGGTGATGAAGTTAGACTCACAGAGGTAATTTTAAATCTTGTCAATAACGCTTTTAAATTTACCAAAGCTGGAAAGGTTGAAGTAAAATTTGATAGTTATGATGAGAAGCTCTTTATAAGTATAACGGATACGGGAATGGGAATCCCCAGGGACAAACTAAGCTCTATCTTTGAAAGGTATCATCAACTGGACCTTAATGAGAATATAGAGAAAAAAGGCTTCGGACTAGGCCTCACAATCGTAAAAGAGATAGTGGATATGATGGAGGGCGAAATAGAGGTAAAAAGTGAGTACAAAGAGGGGACAACTTTTAAAATAACCATCCCTATTAAGAAAAAACTTCAATTGGTAGGAAGTATTCGTGGAAAATCAAATTAAACTTTTAGGTGCAATGTTCCCTTGTGGATCTATTTATCTCTATGATCTTGCTTTTTCAGATTTTAAGAGATATAATCTTACTACAAGAAAATTTTACTACAGAAGGGAAGTGATTTTATGAAAATTATCATAAGAGGAATACACCTGGAAGTAACAGATGCTATCAAAAATTTTACTGAGGAAAAAGTGCAAAAACTGGAAAAATATTTTGACCATATTGATGAAGTCGAAGTAGTTCTTTCTGGACATATGCACAAGGAATTTGAGGCTGAAGCTATTGCGAAAGTAAAAAGTCACAGCTATATAGTAAAAGCAAAGGACAAAGACCTTTATAACGCTATAAGTGAATCTAAGAGTAAGTTAAAAGATATCTTAGTAAATGAAAAACATAAAATAATTGATTCTAAAAGAACATCTTTAGCATAGAGCCGTTATACGGCTCTTTTTATTTCTAAATTTACAGATAAATATATGTCATAAATAAAGATATATACAAAAAAAATGAGTTATACTTCCTCCTAAAACGAAAAAATGCCAGACTCCATGGTGATATTTAAACAAGGGAAGGGCAAAAAATATTATACCCAGAGTATAGAGGATGCCTCCTATGAGAAGAAGTAAGAATCCACCATAGGCTATAGAGGCTAATAGTGTTTGAATAACAAAAATTATAGACCAACCCATAGCGGCATATACAGCAGTTGCTGCAGCAACCCACTTGTCTATCCAGATGGACTTGAATACGATACCGATAAGAGCAAGTCCCCATTGAAACCCAAAGAGAATCCACCCTACCTTTCCCTTCAAGATGGTAAAACAAAAGGGAGTATAGGTACCGGCTATCAAAATATAAATGGAGCAGTGGTCAAGACGTTCGAAAACCCTCTTTGCCCTACCTGGTTTAAGAGAGTGATATAAAGTAGACATAGTATACATAATAAAAAGTGAAATCCCAAAAATAACAAATCCAACTGCACTTAGACTGCTGTTAGCCTTTACTCCCTTGACAGATAAAAAAACTAAAGCTGCTATGGAAAGGGGTATCCCTAATCCGTGGGATAAGGCGTTAGCTATCTCTTCTTCTCTGGAAAATTTATTTATAATCTTAATAATTATAACCCCATTTCAAAATAATATAGTTAATTATAACACCGTAAAAGATTGAAATAAAGGCAATTCTAGAAAATCTTTTATTATAACGATATGATTTTCATGGTATAATGGCAGAAGAATTTTTAACAGAAAGGACTAATAATATGAATATATGCCCCTGCGAAAGCGGTAAAAAATATGAAGATTGCTGCAAAAAATATATAAAAGGAACTCTTTTGCCTCCTACGGCTGAGCTCCTTATGAGATCGAGATACACTGCATATGCAATCGGCGAGATCGATTATATATTAGAAACCCATGATCCAGCCACAGTATCAGATGTTAGTAGAGATACAATAGTCACTTGGTCAGAGTCTTCTAAATGGGAAGGTCTTGAAATAGTAAAAACAAAAGCCGGAAAGGTAAGAGATAAAAAAGGTATAGTGGAATTCAAGGCTTCTTATATAGCTGACGGTGAAAGACATATCCACCATGAAAAAAGCCTCTTTATAAAAATAAAGGGCAAATGGTATTATCACGGGTGGGCAGAATAATTTCAATCTAAATTTCTAACAATGGAGGTCTTAAGCTGCTTCTATCTTTTTCAATACATAATCCTCTATAAATTTTGCCACCCCATCCTTTTCATTTGTGTCTGCAATATACCTTGACACATTTTTGATCTCTTCAATGGCATTTCCCATTGCCACTCCATAACCAGACCAGCTTAGTACCTCTAGGTCATTGAAATCGTCTCCAAAAGATACAAGTTCTTCAAGGTTTAATTTTTCTGTTTCTAGTACTTTATTCACCCCGTAAAGTTTGTTGGTGTCAGCGTGAACAAGCTGAGCAAATTCCATGTTGTCTGTAAAAATCAGTCTACATGATTCTGGAATAAGCATATTTAAGATGTTTAAATCAAAATAGTCCAAATCTTTAGTCTTCAAAAGTATTTTCGGTGAGTCTAGGACATTTTCCTTGGAGAACTCATGATAATTGCAAAGCATCTGTTTATTATACTCTCTGTCTTTGCATTTAGTGAGGCTCCTGTTATATTGTTCTACTATAAAAAACATGTCATTAAAAACAGTTTCTATCATTTGAATAATATCCCATACTGTGTTTTTGTCTATTAAATTTTCATGCATAAGCTTTTTGTTTTTATATACCATTGCTCCATTTGATGAGATGACTATATCCTCATGGAAAACTTCTGGGAGAACGCTATATATAAACTGAGTAGGACGACCGCTGTTGAAAACAATTACTTTCCCTTCTTCTTTACATCTCAAAAGTACCTCCAAGGTTCTTTCAGATATTTTTTTATCATCTGTCAAAAGAGTCCCGTCAAGATCAAAAGACAATATTTTCATAAAAATTACCCCCTTTTTTAATTTTCTATTTTATACCATTTTTATGTATAGCCAATATGTATATACTGTAGTAAGTTTGTAAATGCCACTTTTACTAATGGCATCAAATAAATTTAAAGGGTTTTTGTAAAAAAAACCTAATTATTTAATTAGAAGAGAATTACAGAAACAATTTAAACATCAGGAGATGACTATGAAAAAATACTTTTTTATATTTTTAACTATTCTTATCATGATTATTATTTTTAAATTTTCCAGCGAAGATGGAGCTACTTCCTCTAGACGATCTGAGATGGTAATTCAATTCATGCAAAAAATATTTACAAAAAACATCAATAAAGAAACCTCTTCTCATATAGTCAGAAATTTTGCTCACTTTATATTGTATTTTTTACTGGGAATTTCACTCCAGTTTTCCTTTGATGACAGTTCTAAGGCTCTAGGCACTCAGCTCAAGGTTCTGGTTATCGTTTTCTTCTATGCCTGTTCTGACGAACTTCACCAGAGTTTCGTTCCAGGTAGGAGCTTAGAATTTAAAGATGTGTTAATAGACAGTACCGGTGGAACAGCATCAATTATTATATTGGCATTTTTTAGAAAAATATTTAAAACTGTCAGCTTAGAGATATCATAGAATTTTAAAAGGAGGGTAAAAATGATTGTGTACCTGGCCAGGCACGGAGAGGCAGTCTCAGTAGAAAAAAATCCCGAGAGACCTCTTTCCCAAGAGGGTAAAAATGAAGTGGAAAAAATGGCCTCTTTACTTGAAACCATGGGATTAAAAGTAAATAAAGTAATTCACAGCGGGAAGAAACGGGCTGAAGAATCGGCTGAAATTTTTTCTAAAAAACTCTGTGACGGTAATACATCAGTATCTAAAGGACTAAACCCCAACGACAATGTAAAAGAATTTTGGAAAAAATCAAAAGATGAAGATAGTACAATGTATGTAGGACACTTGCCCTTCATGGAAAAACTTGCATCATTTATACTAACCGACGATGAATATGGGGTTCTGATTAAGATAAAAACAGGTGGGGTGCTATGCCTAGAGAAATCAGAGGAGAGATGGTACATTAAATGGTTGATCTCTGCAGAATTATAATATAAAAAGGAGTAAAATTATGAAAATCGATCTTAATAATTTTTCACCTAAAATACTGAACTTTTCATGGGGAGTCATGGAAATAGAGGGATACGGGCAAGGAAAGGATTTTAAACTATATCCAGGCGGTGCCAGACCCTGGGACTGGTCTGAGACAGGGACAGAACACTCACCTGGTATACAACCGGCAGATGTAAAAGAGCTCATAGACATGGGGTGCCAAGTGGTTGTACTCTCTAAAGGAGTGTATTCAAGCCTAGAAGTAATGGATTCAACCATAGAGCTACTAGAAAAGCATAATATCAAATATCATATCCTTGATACCAGAAAGGCTGTTGAGCTCTATAATAAATTAGCAGGTGAAAATCTTCGTATAGGGGGATTATTTCATTCTACCTGCTAGTTCACACTCAAGTTTACTTTTAATACATAATTTTTCACTAAATAAAATGCCACAAGATTCCATAAAGCTTTTGTGTGGCATTTTATTTACATTATTTAAAGCCATTTTTTCTTTCTGAAAAAAGCTATAAGACCTACAAAAATAAAAATCATAAAGATAATCAGAATAGGATAACCCAGCTTAAACTTCAGTTCAGGCATATATTCAAAATTCATCCCATAGATACCTGCAATAAAGGTAAGGGGTATAAAAATAGTTGCGATAATAGTGAGGGTTTTCATTATTTCATTCATTCTGTTGCTTATCCCTGTCATATAAAGCTCAAAAATATTGCCTAAAGAATCCCTCAGACCCTCCATCAAATCTATTATCTGAAGTGTATGGTCATAGAGATCACGGATGTAGAGTTTGGTATCTTCATTCAGCATAATAGATTCATTTTTTTCCAACTTTCCCACAGCATCTCTCAAGGGCCAAAGGTCTCTTTTCATGCTGTTCAGATAAACTCTTATTTTTTGCAACCTTTCAACTAAATCAGGTTTCAGTCTGTCAAGAACATCAGTATTCAACTCCTCAAGCCTGTTATCGTACTCTTCTAAGATCAAAAAGTAATTGTCTATTATAGTGTCTAAGAGAGAGTAAAATAAATAGTCTGCTTTCTTTTTTCTCAGTCTGCCTTTGGAATTTACGATCCTGTCCCTTATTATGTCAAAGACATCCCCTTCACGCTCTTGAAAGGATATCACAACTCCCTCTTTGAGTATCAGGCTCACCTGTTCCTCCTCTATTCTCTCATTTCCCTTAGAAGCACCCATCATTTTTAAAACCATAAAAAGGTAGTCTTCTGACTCCTCAATTTTTGGTCTCTGAGAAGTATGAAGAATATCTTCTAAAATAAGTGAATGAACATTAAATTTTTCACCAATTTTTTCCATAAATCCTATATCTGTTAATCCAAAAATATTTATCCATACAACTTTGTTATCTGCTGCATTTAGATTACTTATATCTGATGCGCTGTAGTTTAAAACCTGGCATTCTTTTTCATCATAAACAAAATATTCTATACTAATTTTTTCAGAAGTTTTATCTCCTGTATAAAGAAGGGTTCCAGGCGGGACTCCTACTTTTTTTATCTTCTTTTTCGAACCTTTCCCCATATTTTCATCCCCTTTCAAAATTCAAACCACAAAACTATATTTGAAAACTAAGTCTAATTCCTGTAAAAAGGTCATTTTTTTATTTTTGGGGATGAATTATTGAATTTACAAGCACTGTTACTTTTCTCTTGACAGAAAAGTAACCAAAAGGTCAAGAATTTTCAAATGTCTAGTGAGTAGATATTTCTTTTAACGCCTTTATGAGCTACAGTCCTCGGTTCCCTGCGGAACTTATTCTGTAGGACGGCTGAGTGCAGGTTCTTTCCTGTATAAGCCCTGCGACTTGAAAATTCAAAAAATCTTCTCTATGAAACTCTTCTCCTGTCTCTGTGTCTTCTGTGACCAAAAGGTTTTATCCTTATTCGTGTTAATTTCCCTATCTTTTATTAGTGTCCATTCGTGATAAAATCTTTTGACTTTAATATCGCTCTCCTCCGTGATACTCTCTTCTTTTCTCTGTGACCAAAAGCTTTTGTCCTTATTCGTGTTAATTTCCCTATCTTTTATTAGTGTCCATTCGTGACAAAATCTTTTGACTCTAATATTCCTGTAAATTCAGTAATTTATCCAGTAAAATAAATATCGTGATTAAAAAAAGCAAGGAAGGGACACGGGGGGTGTCCCTTCCTCATTTTGGTTGTAAATGGAAATTTTTAAAGGTCTATGTAAAGTTCCATAAGAACTGTACACCAATGTATTTTCTACGCAACTTCTCCCACAGGCTGAGTACTTCTCTTCTTTAGGAAAAGAACCAGTGAAGCTAATGCAAATACTATTCCTACAGGATATCCCACTGAAGTAGGTAATGTTAGTCCCTCAGGTGCAATAATTATATATGTGGTAACAACTGCAGTCATAAATGTAGCTGGTACTGCTGAAATCCAGAAGTTCTTTCCTCTCTGAGCTAAATAAACTGATCCAGCCCATAAAACTATAGTAGCGAGTGTCTGGTTTGACCATGCAAAATATCTCCAGATGATCCCAAAATCCATGAAGCAGAGTGCGATACCGACTGCAAATAACGGCAGTGCTATAAGAAATCTATTTTTTATAGGTCCTTGTTTGAAATTTGTAGCATCTGCAATTGCCAGCCTAGCACTTCTAAATGCTGTATCTCCAGATGTTATTGGACAAGCCACTACTCCTAAAAGTGCAAGAGCTCCACCGACTTTTCCTAGCATGGAATTAGATATTGTATTTACTACCACTCCTGCTGAACCTGCTCCTGCAAGTCCTTCAGTTCCTCCAAAGAAAGTCATGGCGGCTGCTGCCCAGATAAGAGCTATAATCCCTTCTGCTATCATAGAACCAAAGAATACTCTTTTACCCTCTTTTTCATTTTTTATACATCTAGCCATCAGTGGAGAC
It contains:
- a CDS encoding Mth938-like domain-containing protein, encoding MKIDLNNFSPKILNFSWGVMEIEGYGQGKDFKLYPGGARPWDWSETGTEHSPGIQPADVKELIDMGCQVVVLSKGVYSSLEVMDSTIELLEKHNIKYHILDTRKAVELYNKLAGENLRIGGLFHSTC
- a CDS encoding VanZ family protein, which produces MKKYFFIFLTILIMIIIFKFSSEDGATSSRRSEMVIQFMQKIFTKNINKETSSHIVRNFAHFILYFLLGISLQFSFDDSSKALGTQLKVLVIVFFYACSDELHQSFVPGRSLEFKDVLIDSTGGTASIIILAFFRKIFKTVSLEIS
- the corA gene encoding magnesium/cobalt transporter CorA; translation: MGKGSKKKIKKVGVPPGTLLYTGDKTSEKISIEYFVYDEKECQVLNYSASDISNLNAADNKVVWINIFGLTDIGFMEKIGEKFNVHSLILEDILHTSQRPKIEESEDYLFMVLKMMGASKGNERIEEEQVSLILKEGVVISFQEREGDVFDIIRDRIVNSKGRLRKKKADYLFYSLLDTIIDNYFLILEEYDNRLEELNTDVLDRLKPDLVERLQKIRVYLNSMKRDLWPLRDAVGKLEKNESIMLNEDTKLYIRDLYDHTLQIIDLMEGLRDSLGNIFELYMTGISNRMNEIMKTLTIIATIFIPLTFIAGIYGMNFEYMPELKFKLGYPILIIFMIFIFVGLIAFFRKKKWL
- the sixA gene encoding phosphohistidine phosphatase SixA, whose product is MIVYLARHGEAVSVEKNPERPLSQEGKNEVEKMASLLETMGLKVNKVIHSGKKRAEESAEIFSKKLCDGNTSVSKGLNPNDNVKEFWKKSKDEDSTMYVGHLPFMEKLASFILTDDEYGVLIKIKTGGVLCLEKSEERWYIKWLISAEL